A segment of the Trifolium pratense cultivar HEN17-A07 linkage group LG7, ARS_RC_1.1, whole genome shotgun sequence genome:
CCATGCTAAACGGACCCCATGCCCATTTTCCTGGTGCGTGTTAGTTTTTTGCGGTTGGTGGCCCAAACAGACATTTTCCCAAAAGTACAAAGAGCAAAGCTATTTAGCCTACAATGTGAAAACAGAGAACCATACACTAGATCTATATATTACCCACTTTGTTTCTCGCTATTATTTGACTTGGGTCAtttcagtgttgtcaaatagtgacCATAGTGGATTGCGGTGGCGGATTACCTGACAACCGCCATGGCCAATTTGTGAAGGATGGCTGCACCATGGCGATTTATGGCGGAAGTCCACCATCGATAACATGGGGCCATTTTTTTGTTACTTACTAGAGTGGGAGTCTTGGCACAACAACTAGAGTGCATGTTACTTTTGCTATTACACACATTCAAAGCTCTATTGGATGTGAATGTAACAAATAGTTCCTCCCACTTCAACATGTGTTCAAGCAAAATGGACGCAAAAACAAACATACCGAGAGGAGTTGTCTTATGTTCAATCAAATGCTACCTCCAAAAAATATCCCATTGCAGGTTCAAGTTCAACCCTTTACCAATACCCTCCCATGGTGGGAAGGGGTCAAGGCATCAACCTGGTGGCAGTATTGTACAGCCAACTTGGATGTATGGGGACATGGAGTAAGGGCGAGTCTTGTAGTAGCAATGTAAACAAGACAAATTTCGATTTGGAATTGAGTAAACAGTTATTAGTATTTTTCACATCTCAGGTgccaatatacaaaataaaattataataccCTGAAAATGATGGCATTCCTCTTCCACCTAAACATATTATTATCATAGCAAAATGCCAAAAATGAAAatgcagaaaataaaacaaaaaacaaagaaagcaACATGGCCTTCACCCAACCCGTCATGTAACTCCAAAAATCTAAAACAAGATGACAATCCACTCCATGCCAAAATGCCAAATGAAAAATCAATGAAGAGTTAAGGGCCCGTTTACTTTCCTGCTTTCATTTTTGCTTCAACTAATACACATGATAGAATTAAGATTCAATACCTTTCTCATTATATTCTGTtacaattttcaaaaataaattcagcaatttaagaattttttaaaatcccAAACACACTGTTTGGCTGTCTAGGTAACCCAGAGTTCGGCCATAAGGTAACTAAAGTCCGgccaaaaattgttttcaagAATGAAACTTAGGTTCTCCGAACGATTCTTACTAGAGAGAATTCATTAACCACCTGAGTCCAATTACTTGGTCACTGTTTTTATCATTTCTAAAAATGCATTATCCTTAGCTAACCTATATCTTCTCTCTATCACAACTATTCACTACACAATCTTCCATCTTGTTGTTACCaatttaaatgaacaaaaattctaaaaaatgaatttcttttttacaaGTTATTCAACTTttcataaaaaacataaaattaaaatgcttGCAAGCAAGATTAAAACTTAAggtaaaaaaatcattgaaaatcAAACCTTTATGTTCTTCCGAAGCATCATGATACTCCTCCTCATgttcaacttcttcctcaggtACCGGATGAAGTTCAATCTTTTGTCCAACACCAACACTATCTTTCCCTTGAATTCCACCACCATTACTCTCCTCCTCCGGATAACGAACAACGACAACAGGACAAACACAGTGATGAACACAATAATCACTGACACTTCCAAGTCTACCAGTAGAAGCTCTTTTGGAAGCACCAAATCCACGACTTCCCATAATCACAGCACTCAATCCAAGCCTCTCAACTTCCAAACACAATCTCTCTTTCATATCATGATCTTTCACAATGTGAATCTTGAACGGAGTTTGTGATTCCACTAATGGTTGTGCTAAGTCCGTTGCTTTCGTTGATGTGAAATTGTCGAATTCATCTTCCATTTTCTGTCGCGATTCCTCTGAAGAATCACCGCCGTCACCATCGCCGTCACTGGTTAGGGTTTGATCGATGGAACCCCAATCGGCGCCGTAGAGGACACTAGTTGGACGGACGTGGAGGAGGATCACGGTGTCGCCTGGTCGGAGATAGTTTTGAACCGCCCATCGGACGGCGTAGGCACTTTCGTCGCTGAGATCAACGGCGATCGCGATTTTGCGGTTTGAACCGGATGGTAAAGCGAAACGAGCCGGGTGATCCGGTTCGGGCCGAACCGGTGATTGTGGATTCATGTTGAAAATTACGGTTTAGACTTTAGAGAGAGTTTGGGCTGAAATATAGGAAGAGAGAGTTTTCGGATTAAATCgaaaattttcaagatttattTATTGGAGTTAGATATAGTAACGGAACGGATCAAAGTGTgaggaaatgtttttttttttcttctttttcttgaaGTTATTGAATTTCTGTGTTCTTTTTTAGACTGTTTTATACATTGCGTCAGCACAACAGTTTGTGTCTgttgaattaaattaaactgGATGGCCTTTTGTAGTAGTATGTCAAAGGGTGTAATAGTCTTTTGGGAACTTAGGATAAGATAAGTTACTTAATtgagtaattttatttattgagtttattgaataaaaattattttttaaatattaatttaatgtaTATACATGTTTATTCTTTTATTCTTGATAAGATAAAGAAGAAATTTATTCTTTGCATGAAGATTACCCTTAGCTCAAGCTTTCttatatactctctccgtctcaAAAATATTGTCGTTTAAGGTTGTTTCACAtattttaagaaatataatgatgttgttaaaagaaataatatttttactaaattattccTACAAATTATAGGTTTGTTTTCTTGGAAAAAatgcatataataattattaggGGTACAATTGGAAAGTATTACATTGAAAAGTGagaatgacaattattttgagacaaaattttattacaattattttgagacggaggaaGTAATATTGTATTTCTTAGTATGTGATGCAAATAATGCACTTGTTATGTGGCTTGTAAACAAATTTGTCTTTCTAAAGAAGTTGGGCATTGCATTGGCTTTCGGTGCATGAGGACTCTAAATGATGGTTATATTGCTAAATTGGCTTAGCAACTTGTGTTGTGGCTAATGATGTGAGATTTTAGAAAGATTAATGGATTCCAAATGAGTCTGATTTGAAAGAATTTTTCTCTCAACTAATCCATCAATGATCAATTGATTTCAATGACCTTTGGAAATGGGATAATTTCGAGCCTTATGTATGTAAAAAGATATGTCAAAAGTCAAAAAATTGTTGGTATAGTGTCTTCTAATAGCAACTTATACACTGATGTGCAATGAGCCTCATGATCCTACTCCTAATCcttaattcaaaataatataGAGTTGGCAAGGTCTAATTTAGAGTTAATTCATGGTggatgactttttttttttttgtaaaaggaTTCATGGTAGATTACTAGCTGATGAAGAAATGTTGAAAAGGAAAATGACCACAAATCCTTTATGTCCTAGGTGCATGTCATAATCACTCGGTTTAGCATGTACTTTCCTACgcaccaaattataaattgttttgaggaaaatatttgtattaaatTACAAGTcgttgttttgagtaaaatatttgaataattatttattactctttcttttttcttttaatttttcaatttatacaATTATAGCTATCAATTCGTATAAGTCATGAAAACTTTATTCAAGCCCACGTATTTGAAATTCACCATTATATAGTAATTAATGGTGTTGCAAAAAAAGGTATGGTGATAGAAGCAATGAAGATAATAGTATGCATATATCTACATGGGTTtgtctattttgaatcaatACTAAAATGCCCTCTATTTTGAATTAACACACGTTACTCGTATTATAGAGATGTTCTAGCTAATAAGATATACTTAAATATCATAATCGGTTGTAGTAGTATATAAGACACTAAATACGATAATACTTATGGATAAGCTTTCAAGGAGGACAAAAGAAGGCAAATGCctagcaaaataaaaaattgtatgaagAATTTCTAACAATGGCATATCCCAGGGGAATGGAATAGGATGAAGTAGCTAGGAAGCTAACTATTTGAAATAATCAAAACCAACTTAGATGATAAGAGACCAAACAAAGAGTTGGGGGCAACATGCCATTGGTTCACTAGCAATGGGGCCAAAAGGTCTTGGGTCAATTTATTTATAGTAATCACCGTTACTAAGAATTCCGCTAACTCTATCGGAGGATATCTTTCGTGTAATATTTTACTAGAAGAGTTTATAAGTTTTAATTCAATTGATAATATCATTATTGTTAGGTTGAACGTCTTGACGCATGATCTCACAATGTGAATTTCAATGATATTTATCACTTTAGACCGAAAATAATTCTACTAAAAGGTATTTTTCGGTAGTGTATTTGACATATTTGAATAACATGGAGGAAGAAAAGCGATTACCATTTATTTATACAACAACATCAACAGTGTTGCTATGTCGTACAAGAAATCAAATGAATGACTTTTGTTAAACACAGGAGATTTTGCAAATTGTTTTCAGTGATAGCTGTTTTCTTCCATAATAATAGTTGAATGCGACATTACAGTTACATTCACAGCTAACTGATTAAGAACCATTTTGGATTTTTAGTACAGAAGtcatattataattaattgaagGAGATACAGAAAATCCTCTAAGGTCTAATCAATTGTTGGAGTTGGAGGAATGTTAAAATCCAGTCCCCATCAATAGAAACTGCTTAACAAACTCCAAAACTCTTTATATTGTGGTATGATGTTTGTAAAATTCTACTTCATATATTATTACACTATTaataaagttaaataaaatgaagaaaaaaaaactatgtatcAATATGGATTACAATTACATGCCTCCCATAGTGAATTTTTCCCAACCCACACCGTGTTTCTTTTCTATCcccattttttcatttcaaggcaaaaaaaaaaaaaaaattggaaaacgcgttccgaagtttttttttcttttcgaaacgcgtttttcaatttttttcttgaaataaaaaAACCTCGGAAAACacgttccaatttttttaaccaaGAGCAAAAATGGAAAATTGGGGGTAGAATAGAAACACGgggtggaagaaaaaaaattctctcatAGTGTGTGGGATGGTTAGTATTGGACCAGGCCCAATCCTCACTCTCACTCATATAGCTCACCTTgacaaaaacaaagaagaaaaagaaaataatctcaTTAGTTTATTAATACAGtttattaatttagttttatgTTCAATTCTAAACTCCTAACAAAATATATTATGGagatataaaattaaatgatttgcTATTTGGATTATGTTGATAAAAAATCCAcgtgaattattttttttgggtaagatCCTCGTTAATTTCTTTAATACAAAATAATTCATGCGACAACTCAAAAGTtttaagattaacaaaaaaattcttatacGATCACGATATTTTAGATAACCGATATAAGCACACtttgtaaaaatgaaaaatataaaaatgagaaaagaattaaataatactccgtatattatatttttcaattaacTAAATCATATATACTTTTATATGTGATCAAATCTTGTATCTAAAATATTGTGACAACTCAAGTATTTTTCTTAACCCAATATGACATGATCATCAAGAGGGTGACACTAAAATAGGTAGCTAGTAggaattaaaaaatcaaaaggcAAGCAGTTAATCTAAACACAATTACAAAGGAGGGTATTGCATGAAGATGCTAGTGAAAGTGTGGAAGCGTATTACTCAGTTTCAACACTGTTTTTTATGGGGTGGTTTGAAGGGGGCGAATAAAGTTGCATGGGTTCGATGGTCCGATTTTGCAAGCCTAAGAGTTTTGGTGGGTGGTCTCAAGGTGAGTGATATGCGTCTTGTTAATCTAGCTCTGTTGGATAAATGACGACGAGGATCATATAGGAGGCCACATCACTGTGGCAGGAGATTCTAATGAATTGATATGAATCTCAGAGGCCGCCGTTGTTCAATCTTAGTGATTGCAAGAGGGGTTTAGGGATATGTCTTCTTATATACCTAAAATTATgtatctaaaattaatttttaaatacaaattttaaatgTGAATGGTTTTTATATACGTtcattgttcaaaaaaattaattgatttcaaAATACTACTTGAGCAAAGTTAATTATTTCTTAATTGTAGTCAATGATCTATACCAAGTGGAAACCTAGTGGACAATAGTTTTGCATTTAAGAATTGTGAAAGAAAAATCAGTTCATTGATTATCTTGTCACGATGTGTTAATTAATTGGAAAATATTCCCACTTAATTTTCTTCAAGAAGAGAAGAGACTTGTAATCCCAAAAGTCAAATGCCCAATTTGAAGGGTAATCATCCCAATCCTTTACTAAGATCTCAAgagatttttgttgttgttttgagcTTTGACTTGTGAGCACAACAAAGGTTGAAAAACTTGAATTTGTCAAATTAGCGTTGTCTCAAGTTGAAGAAATAAACTTTTAAGAAAAAGATGACCGGAAATAAAAGTTACTCCCTCCAGTCATTTTTATaaagaacactttgaaaaaaacacACGAGCCAAGGAATTCGGTAACATATTCAGTAAAAACGTATTCGGtaagaaatttttattcaaaagtttgtaacattttttataataagttattttaaaaatttatcacttttattttattcaggGGCGTCTCTGGGTTTTAGGAGACCctatgcaaaatataaaagtggccctaaatataaaaaatttaatttttttttaaattgtcgatttaaattgcgtataatataaaaaaaatcatttttattcttgtaaacatatagattatcaatattaaaccaattgcatcaaatcaaatgggataagaaatacaaaataattatctttgtatgtAATGTCAAAAAAGAACCTCCTAatctaagtttaaattttatggaaagaataaatggactaaaactatatttacgagcATATATAACTAAtttattgatactcatatgatattatatgaacattaacaatatataactattagtttagagcctaaaaattaatctgttaatatacatatgatattttataggtataaataatatataagtaatattataggacctcaaaattttgaggcccgatgccgtcgcacaccttgCACATATATCTAAGCCGCCACTGATTTTATTCAATcagttatcatatttgttctACTCATTTTCTTAAAgtgtttttcttatatatttggCTCTACTCATTTTCTTAAAGTGGCTACcatttatgtacaaaaaaagtGGTTACCATTtatgtataaaatataaaactgAAAATACATACTAGTTAAATCTTTtgaataaaaacattttttttatttgacagcTATTATCATACCATCCTGCAATATTTGGATAGTGTATTCCACTGCAATAATGTGTAGAAAGTCTCAAATTGTATCATTCTAATAAAAGATTATTAAACAATAATTGACACCAAACAccgtttatttattttaaacagTAAAAGTTAGTAATTAATCGTTAGTGTTAGTATTTTTCATCTTGTCAGGACTTGAAATCTAAACCATTATtccttggcaaatgctaaatagtgcccccggggcactctttaagcccttaaatagtaagttttttatagaatttttatcggaatgcgtaaagtcaacgcattggaattgtagtgtttaactttttgaataaaaagtttctttaaatggaatgcttaaagagtgccccgtgggcactcgttagcaagacccttattCCTTAACTCCTTTCATCCTTAGTTCAAATCAGTTAAACTATCCACCCCACTTCAAACACCCTATATTATTTTGTACGCTGTCTGACATATGGTATTTGTCTCTCTgatttcaaaataacatcactcAATAGAAAATGCTACAAATACTTACAAATGTATCaaagtaaaacaaatttaataaatgCTGCAACCtttatactactactactactactactactgctTAACAATGTTGTCCATAATATATGATAGAGTCACATGAAATTTACAACTAATGACAACGACTTAAACCAACCCACAAGGACAAAGTAATTAATGCAATTATAAGAAAAGACTTACTTGACTTAAATGCATGGAAGAGTATCCACTAGGCCCTATTAATTCATTTTCAATCACAGCTTAGACCTGTAATTCTTccacaaatatttttcatagTTTCTCCATGGAAGAGTTTTAGCCTTTGTTCAATATGATGAAACCATGGttctatctttcttttttaatgttCTTCTTTTCTTTAAACTCATATCCTTCCCTTGCAGCTATAACTACAATCTCTGCAAACCAATCTATCTCTGGTGATCAAACTCTTATCTCTAAAGGAGGAATCTTTGAACTTGGTTTCTTCAAACCAGGTAATTCTTCTAACTACTATATAGGCATATGgtacaaaaaaatcattcagCAAACAATTGTTTGGGTGGCCAACAGAGACAATCCTGTCTCTGACAAAAACACTGCAATCTTAGAAATTTCAGCTGGTAATTTAGTTCTATTAAATGAGTTTTCAAAACAAGTTTGGTCCACAAACACGAGTTTTCCTAAATCAGATACTGTCGTAGCTGTCCTCCTAGATACCGGCAATCTGGTTTTAAGAAATAGGCCTAATGATGAGGTATCGAAGCCTCTATGGCAGAGTTTTGATCATCCAACAGATACTTGGCTTCCTGGTGGAAAAATTAAGCTAGACACTAAAACAAAGAAGCCTCAGTATCTTACTTCATGGAAGAATAAGAAAGATCCTGCAACAGGTCTTTTCTCTTTGGAATTAGACCCGAAAGGAACAACTTCATATCTTATTCTTTGGAATAAGTCTGAACAGTATTGGACAAGTGGACCTTGGAATGGACATATTTTCAGTTTGGTTCCTGAGATGAGGTCAAATTATATCTACGATTTTTCGTTTGTGTCGAACGAGAATGAAAGCTACTTCACTTATTCTTTGTATAACCCTTCCATTATATCGCGGTTTGTGATGGATATCTCAGGGCAGATTAAGCAATTGTCATGGTTGGAAGGTATCAATGAGTGGAACCTGTTTTGGTCGCAGCCAAGAACACAGTGTGAGGTTTATGCTTTCTGTGGTGCGTTTGGGAGCTGTACTGAGAACTCGAAGCCGTATTGTAATTGTTTGAGTGGTTTTGAGCCAAAGTCGCAATCTGATTGGGATCTGGAGGATCACTCAGGTGGGTGTAAGAGAAAAACAACGTTGCAATGCGAGAGTTCTGATCACTCTAACAGAGTAAAGGAGAGGTTCCGTGCAATCCCCAACATGGCATTGCCTAAACATGCAAAATCTGTGAATTCAGGGAATGCAGTAGAATGTGAATCAATGTGCTTGAAAAACTGCTCTTGTTCTGCTTATTCGTATGATGGTAATGAGTGTTCAATTTGGGTTGAAGACCTACTGAATCTGCAACAATTTCCTTCGGATGACAGTAGCGGAAAAACATTGTATCTAAAACTTGCAGCATCAGAATTCAGTgatgctaaaaacaaaaatgggGTGATTATCGGTGTTGTAGCTGGTGCGGTTGTTGGGATAGGGATTCTCTTGGCCCTTCTTCTGTTTGTCATACTTAGGCGAAGAAAGCGAACAGTTGGAACAGGTAAGCCCGTGGAGGGTTCATTGGTGGCATTTGGGTACAGAGATATGCAAAATGCAACTAAGAATTTTTCTGAGAAGTTGGGAGGAGGAGGATTTGGTTCTGTTTTCAAAGGAACATTGGCTGATTCGAGTGTGGTGGCAGTGAAGAAGTTGGAAAGTGTTAGCCAAGGAGAGAAGCAGTTCAGAACAGAAGTGAGTACAATAGGGACAGTGCAACATGTTAATCTTGTTCGGCTCCGTGGATTCTGTTCAGAAGGTACTAAAAGGATGCTGGTTTATGATTACATGCCAAACGGTTCCTTGGATTTCCATTTGTTCATGAAAAAGGATTCTTCTAAGGTGTTGGACTGGAAAATGAGATACCAAATTGCTCTTGGAATTGCAAGGGGATTAACTTACCTCCACGAGAAGTGCCGAGACTGCATCATACACTGTGATGTAAAGCCTGAAAATATTCTCCTAGACTCCGATTTTGTTCCGAAAGTTGCAGACTTTGGACTAGCTAAGCTAGTCGGGCGAGATTTCAGCAGGGTCCTAACAACCATGAGAGGAACAAGAGGCTATCTTGCTCCAGAGTGGATTTCTGGGGTGGCTATTACAGCCAAAGCCGATGTTTACAGCTATGGAATGATGCTTTTCGAGGTTGTATCGGGTAGGAGGAACTCTGATCCATCAGAAGATGGCCaagttactttctttcctaccGTAGCTGCAAAAGTAGTTATTGAAGGTGGCAGTGCGATCACCCTTTTGGACCCTAGATTGGATGGAAATGGCGACGTTGAAGAGGTTGCACGGATAATTAAAGTCGCTTCTTGGTGTGTCCAAGACAATGAAACTGAAAGGCCAACAATGGGTCAGGTAGTTCAAATTCTTGAGGGGATTTTGGAGGTGAATTTGCCTCCGATTCCAAGATCCCTTCAAATGTTTGTTGACAACCATGATGAG
Coding sequences within it:
- the LOC123894629 gene encoding universal stress protein PHOS34-like isoform X2, producing MNPQSPVRPEPDHPARFALPSGSNRKIAIAVDLSDESAYAVRWAVQNYLRPGDTVILLHVRPTSVLYGADWGSIDQTLTSDGDGDGGDSSEESRQKMEDEFDNFTSTKATDLAQPLVESQTPFKIHIVKDHDMKERLCLEVERLGLSAVIMGSRGFGASKRASTGRLGSVSDYCVHHCVCPVVVVRYPEEESNGGGIQGKDSVGVGQKIELHPVPEEEVEHEEEYHDASEEHKDA
- the LOC123894631 gene encoding G-type lectin S-receptor-like serine/threonine-protein kinase At2g19130, coding for MMKPWFYLSFLMFFFSLNSYPSLAAITTISANQSISGDQTLISKGGIFELGFFKPGNSSNYYIGIWYKKIIQQTIVWVANRDNPVSDKNTAILEISAGNLVLLNEFSKQVWSTNTSFPKSDTVVAVLLDTGNLVLRNRPNDEVSKPLWQSFDHPTDTWLPGGKIKLDTKTKKPQYLTSWKNKKDPATGLFSLELDPKGTTSYLILWNKSEQYWTSGPWNGHIFSLVPEMRSNYIYDFSFVSNENESYFTYSLYNPSIISRFVMDISGQIKQLSWLEGINEWNLFWSQPRTQCEVYAFCGAFGSCTENSKPYCNCLSGFEPKSQSDWDLEDHSGGCKRKTTLQCESSDHSNRVKERFRAIPNMALPKHAKSVNSGNAVECESMCLKNCSCSAYSYDGNECSIWVEDLLNLQQFPSDDSSGKTLYLKLAASEFSDAKNKNGVIIGVVAGAVVGIGILLALLLFVILRRRKRTVGTGKPVEGSLVAFGYRDMQNATKNFSEKLGGGGFGSVFKGTLADSSVVAVKKLESVSQGEKQFRTEVSTIGTVQHVNLVRLRGFCSEGTKRMLVYDYMPNGSLDFHLFMKKDSSKVLDWKMRYQIALGIARGLTYLHEKCRDCIIHCDVKPENILLDSDFVPKVADFGLAKLVGRDFSRVLTTMRGTRGYLAPEWISGVAITAKADVYSYGMMLFEVVSGRRNSDPSEDGQVTFFPTVAAKVVIEGGSAITLLDPRLDGNGDVEEVARIIKVASWCVQDNETERPTMGQVVQILEGILEVNLPPIPRSLQMFVDNHDENMIFYTDSSSTQSSQVKSNISTTSQAKSNISSVSSKSSVEN
- the LOC123894629 gene encoding universal stress protein PHOS32-like isoform X1, which translates into the protein MNPQSPVRPEPDHPARFALPSGSNRKIAIAVDLSDESAYAVRWAVQNYLRPGDTVILLHVRPTSVLYGADWGSIDQTLTSDGDGDGGDSSEESRQKMEDEFDNFTSTKATDLAQPLVESQTPFKIHIVKDHDMKERLCLEVERLGLSAVIMGSRGFGASKRASTGRLGSVSDYCVHHCVCPVVVVRYPEEESNGGGIQGKDSVGVGQKIELHPVPEEEVEHEEEYHDASEEHKERCLMRSQSNINILLTSENWYVKWRRV